The Candidatus Tanganyikabacteria bacterium genomic sequence TGGCGGGCCGGCCGGCGCCGGCGAGGCAGGTCCTGCAGGTGGCCCGGGCGGGGTTGCGGCCGCGCTTGTGGCCGCCAAGCCAGAGACCTTGGCCCCGGGCACGCTGCCGGCCGGGAAGGGCCAGTTGCTTCTAGTACGCTGGCCGGCCAGGTATCGTGCGCAGGTCATACCGGGCACCGCGACCCGGGCGCTGTTCGCGGTGCGCGCGGGTCAGGCCACCGTGGCGACGACTTCGGTGTCCCGGCCGGCCGGGGCCGCGACTTCGACCGCATCCCTTGATCTCGACGCCGGCACCTACACGCTGATCGCCACGGCGGCGGCCGAAACCCGAGCCGTGGCCACCGGGTCGACGGCGATCACGGTGGTCGCAGGGGCGCGGACGGCGGCGTCGCTGACGCTGGCCGAGGCGGCGATCGCGTACACCGTCTCGACCCTGGCCGGCGGGGCCTATCGCGACGGGGCGAGCGACAGCGCCCGGTTCAACATCCCAGGTGGACTCGCGGCGGACGCAGCCGGCAACATTTACGTCGCCGACTCCTTCAACAACCGTATTCGCAAGGTCGCGCCGGACGGCAGTGTAAGCACCCTGGCCGGCGACGGCACCGCGGGGAGCCTGGATGGGCCGGGCAGTTCCGCGCGGTTCTACATGCCGATCGGGATCGCGGTCGACGCGAGCGGCACCGTCTACGTCGGTGACGCCTTCAACCAGCGGATCCGCAAAGTCACTCCGGCCGGTCTCGTCACGACTCTCGCCGGCGACGGGACGGGCGGATTTGCCGACGGCGCCAGCACGTCAGCGCGCTTCAGCTACCCGGTGGCGTTGGCGGTGGACGCAAGCGGCACGGTGTTCGTGGCCGATCGGGGCAACAACCGCATCCGCAAGGTGACGCCGGATGGCGCCGTCTCGACCTTCGCGGGTGACGGCACGGCCGGCTATTCCGACGGGGCCACTTCGTCGGCGCGCTTCGGCAACCCCGTCGGCGTCGCCGTCGACGCTACCGGCACGGTCTACGTCGCCGACCCGAACAATCTGCGCGTCCGAAAGATAAGTGCCGGCGGGACGGTCGCCACGCTGGCCGGAGACGGGACATCTGGCTTTGCGGACGGACCGGCGGCCGTTTCACGGTTCCGATTGCCCGCAGGACTGGCCGTGGACGCCGCGGGCACGGTCTACGTCGCGGATCTCTCCAATCACCGAGTACGGGCGATCAATCAGGCAGGGATGGTCTCGACTCTCTGTGGGAGCGGCACACCAGGTTCTGGCGACGGAGCTTGCGCGGGGGCTACCTTCAACCGCCCGCGGTCGCTCGCCTTGACTTCCGGAGGCGCGCTGGTTGTAGGCGAGCGCGAGAGCCGGACGCTCAGGCGAATCACGGGCGGAGCAGTGGGTCGGTTTTCGGGGGCTCACGCCTATACGGACGGCGCGGCCAGCACGGCCCTCTTGAGCTTGCCGGAGGGCGTGGCACTGGATGCTTCCGGCAGCCTGTTGGTCGCGGATCTGCTCAGCAACACAATTCGCAATCTGGCTGCGGACGGCTCGGTAACCACCCTGGCGGGAAATGGGTCGAATGGCTTCGCGGACGGGCAGGGCACCGCGGCAAGGTTCAACTGGCCTATGCGACTCGCGGTAGCCCCGAGCGGCGACGTCTACGTCGCAGATTACAGCAATCACCGCGTCCGCAGGATTTCGCCCTCGGGACTGGTGAGCACCGTTGCCGGGGATGGCACCGCCGGATTCGTCAACGGGCAGGGCGCGGACGCGCGGCTCAGCTACCCGTGGGCCATGGCAGTTGCTTCAAGTGGTGAGGTCTATGTGACGGACACCGGCAACCATGCAATTCGTCGCGTCTCTCCGACCGGGCTGGTGAGCACACTGGCCGGCGATGGAACAAGCGGCTACGTGGACGGCCCAGGCGCTGCCGCCCGCTTCGCGACTCCAAAGGGCCTGGCGGTGGACGCGGCCGGAATCGTCTACGTCGCTGATACCGAAAACCAGCGGATTCGAAAGATCACGCCGGCGGCCGTGGTCAGCACGTTTGCCGGCGATGGTACGGCCGGCTTTGCGGACGGCATCGGGGTCGCGGCGAGATTCTACGGTCCCAGCGACATAGCGATTGACGGAGCGGGGACTCTCTACGTGACCGACTCTGCCAACTTCCGCATCCGCCGGGTCTCGCCGGCTGGCGTGGTCACGACTATCGCGGGCGGTGCGGCGGCGGGCTCGCAGGACGGCTCGGCTCTCTCGGCCAGCTTCCGACTTCCGACCGGCATCGCCATCGACCCGAGCCTTAACCTGTATGTCGTCGACCGCTGGAACCACGCCATCCGCATCCTGCGCTGACAACCGGGTGGTAACCTGTAGGGCGTGGCCGAACTCCGCACGCATCGCGACCTGACCGAACGCGGGGAGACCGCGATCGTCGGCGCGCTGCTGTCGCTGGGTTCGGCGTTCTGCGTGCTGCCGCACCTGGTGGTGCCGGGCAAGAACTGGCCCGAGGCGTCCGACGACCTGGACGTCATCGTCTTCGGCCCCGGCGGCATGGCGTTGCTGGCCTACCACCACTGGCAGGGCGTGGTGGAGGCGGCGCGCGCCGGCGACCGGCCGTGGCGCATCCGCTTTCCGGGCGGCGGCGCCGAGGAGCGGGCCAATCCGGCCGACGCTCTGGGCGACAAGGTGCAGACGATTTGCGACTTCCTGACCGAGCGCGGGGTGGCACCGCAAAACGTTGCGTCGGCGCTGGTCTTCCCCGAGCGCACGCGCATCGACGGCGATCCCGGCGTGACGGTCACCGACACCAGCCGCGTCGCCGACTGGGTCACGGCCCACGTCGGGTCGGGCAGCGACCCCACCTACCCGCGCCGCGCGGCCGACCAGGTGCGGCCGCCCAGCCCCGCCAGGCTGGTCAACCAGTACCAGATCACCAGCGTGCTGCGGCGGCAGGAGTCCGAGCAGACGTTCCTGGCCTACGACACCCTGGGCGCCAAGCCGGTCCTGCTGCGCGAATTGCTCTACGATCCCTATCTCGGCCCCGAGAAGCTCGACAAGGTGCGGCAGGAACTGCTGCGCGAGGCCAAGCTCACGATGGAACTCGATCACCCGGGCGTCGTGCGAGTCGAGCGCGTGATCCCCAAGGACGATCGCTACTACGTCGTCAGCGAGTGGATCGACGCCTGCCAGTCGCTGCGCGAGCGCCTGGCCCAGTCGGCGCCGCTGCCGCCCGACGAGGCGCTGGACATCGCCATCCAGGTGGCCGCGGCGCTCGCCCACGCCCATGGAAAGGGCATCATTCACCGCGACGTGCGGCCCGAGAGCGTGCTGGTGGCGCCCCGGGGCCCCGGGGGGGCGGACCAGGCCCGCCCCGCGGGGAGCCCACAGCAGATCGTCAAGATCACGAAGTTCGGCCTGGCGAAGAAGGCCGACGTCGCGACGCGCCCGACGTTCGACCTGCGCAAGATGGCCACCGAGAGCCCGTACGCCGCGCCCGAGTTCCGGATAGGCCAGGACGGCCACCACCAGGTGGACGCCCGCGCCGACATCTTCGCGCTTGGCGTGATGCTCTACGAGATGCTCACCGGGCAGTTGCCCGGCCACCTCGACGAGAAGTACTGGGAGCCGCCCGGCCAGTTTGCCCGCGACCTGCCGCCCGGTCTCGACGACGCCGTGGCCAAGGCGCTCAAGTTTGATCCGGCGCAGCGCTTCAGCACGGCCGCCGCATTGCGCGAACGCCTCTTGCACGTGCGCGACCGCCTGCCCGACCACTCCGACGCGCCGCGAGTCCGCTACGCCGATCGATCGCTCGTGCGACGCACGCAGAGCAGCCTGATCTACCAGGCCACCGACCGCAAGCT encodes the following:
- a CDS encoding serine/threonine protein kinase; translation: MAELRTHRDLTERGETAIVGALLSLGSAFCVLPHLVVPGKNWPEASDDLDVIVFGPGGMALLAYHHWQGVVEAARAGDRPWRIRFPGGGAEERANPADALGDKVQTICDFLTERGVAPQNVASALVFPERTRIDGDPGVTVTDTSRVADWVTAHVGSGSDPTYPRRAADQVRPPSPARLVNQYQITSVLRRQESEQTFLAYDTLGAKPVLLRELLYDPYLGPEKLDKVRQELLREAKLTMELDHPGVVRVERVIPKDDRYYVVSEWIDACQSLRERLAQSAPLPPDEALDIAIQVAAALAHAHGKGIIHRDVRPESVLVAPRGPGGADQARPAGSPQQIVKITKFGLAKKADVATRPTFDLRKMATESPYAAPEFRIGQDGHHQVDARADIFALGVMLYEMLTGQLPGHLDEKYWEPPGQFARDLPPGLDDAVAKALKFDPAQRFSTAAALRERLLHVRDRLPDHSDAPRVRYADRSLVRRTQSSLIYQATDRKLQMPVALKRLLVDPALGAEARKASLDGILREASIASRLIHPGIVHVLDHFIEDDDGYIVMEWLPGTSLREALDKAGGQLPAEQALDIVTQVGEALHHAHAEGVVHRDVKPENVMLSGGRATLLDFGIASAPEFRQSGHARNAGTARYIAPEALRGHETDARSDVFSLGVMAYELLTGSYPYGAQTILAHYDTGMLGVGVAAPAALNLEISGQVSASVMRALAADPADRFQDMAEFLDALAIARGRKGAAEEADWRTLGVRIGVAVAVVLVVGSLAVLLRPYFSRAPKQPTALLESPVPATESVALFAGTATDGAEVAAALVAS